One part of the Microvirga sp. TS319 genome encodes these proteins:
- a CDS encoding sensor histidine kinase, protein MANQNDTDQEELLEQQRALAEFGDFALKTETIDDILNRACELISRALETDLAKLMELLPDGQTFAVRAGVGWRPGIIGAVTVTAAENSPEGLTLKEGAVISKNSDKEDRFEYHDFMKEHGVKAFVNVLVLSSNGRPPFGVLQVDSRDPRDFTQSDIEFLRSYANLLGAAIERLRVVDELRAAVREKDLLIGELNHRVKNTLTTVQSIASQTLRNAPSLDHASDAIESRLIALSQVHNVLTDRSWAHVALHDIVAQAVEPYRSRGENRIHVQGVSVQVPPRMALPLAMALQELVTNAVKYGALSNGTGQIRVHWILTGASTPPRLHLMWEEMAGPPVQKPVRRGFGTRLIERSLAQELAGEVQIEFSETGVVCSVDAPLVS, encoded by the coding sequence ATGGCCAACCAAAACGATACCGATCAAGAGGAGTTGCTGGAGCAGCAGCGGGCCTTGGCAGAGTTCGGGGACTTTGCGCTCAAGACCGAGACCATCGATGATATCCTGAACAGGGCCTGCGAGCTCATCAGCCGGGCCCTCGAAACCGACTTGGCCAAGCTCATGGAACTCCTGCCTGATGGTCAGACCTTCGCAGTCCGTGCGGGCGTCGGGTGGAGACCGGGGATCATCGGCGCGGTCACTGTCACGGCGGCCGAGAACTCACCGGAAGGGCTGACCCTCAAGGAGGGGGCGGTCATCTCAAAGAACTCCGATAAGGAGGATCGTTTCGAGTACCACGACTTCATGAAAGAGCATGGGGTTAAGGCGTTTGTGAACGTGCTCGTGCTGAGCAGCAACGGGCGTCCACCCTTTGGCGTCCTTCAGGTGGACAGCCGCGACCCCCGGGACTTCACGCAATCGGACATCGAGTTCCTCCGCAGCTACGCCAATCTGCTTGGCGCCGCCATCGAGCGCCTTCGGGTCGTGGACGAGCTGCGAGCGGCCGTGAGGGAGAAGGACCTTCTGATCGGCGAGCTCAATCATCGGGTGAAAAACACTCTGACGACGGTGCAGTCCATCGCCTCGCAGACACTGCGGAACGCGCCCTCGCTTGACCACGCGTCAGACGCCATCGAGAGCCGTCTCATCGCGCTGTCGCAGGTTCACAATGTGCTGACCGACCGGAGCTGGGCGCATGTGGCCCTCCACGACATTGTCGCACAGGCCGTCGAGCCGTACCGTAGCCGCGGGGAAAACCGCATCCACGTACAGGGCGTGAGCGTACAGGTCCCGCCGCGCATGGCGCTGCCGCTTGCGATGGCGCTCCAGGAATTGGTGACGAATGCCGTGAAATACGGGGCATTGTCCAATGGAACGGGGCAGATCAGGGTACACTGGATCCTGACTGGCGCGAGCACTCCCCCGCGCCTGCATCTGATGTGGGAGGAGATGGCGGGACCGCCTGTCCAGAAGCCCGTCCGCCGTGGCTTCGGCACGCGGCTCATTGAGCGCAGCCTGGCTCAAGAACTCGCGGGCGAGGTGCAGATCGAGTTTTCCGAGACAGGCGTCGTATGCTCAGTCGACGCTCCGCTGGTGAGTTAA
- a CDS encoding Bug family tripartite tricarboxylate transporter substrate binding protein, with product MRRRDFLLLSATTFCVSWSGLCLATGYPYREARVMVGFPPNGPVDIAGRLVSRLLSERLGQPFVVENKPGESGNVATREVVHADPDGYTLLIFGPVNTINAALRTDLGFDFARDIAPVAGLYSVPLLVEVNPSLPITSPEDFLSFARANPGRLKVGYAGRGTPQHFGIELLRWMAGLDLQLLPFVGSAPALQALVAGEVDAMFDPLPSSIGLVRSGKLRPVAVTSSSRSSILPEIPAMAEVVPNYEAGSWFAVGAPQSTSPDVIAVLSRVVQEGLTEAQVRDKIGELGGMPLALSPEQLSIFVNAEIARARKVIEATGILR from the coding sequence ATGAGACGCCGTGACTTCTTGCTGCTCAGCGCTACCACTTTTTGTGTATCGTGGTCAGGGCTGTGCTTGGCCACAGGATATCCCTACAGGGAAGCACGCGTGATGGTGGGGTTCCCGCCCAATGGCCCAGTCGATATCGCCGGCCGGCTCGTGAGCAGGCTCCTCAGCGAGCGGCTGGGCCAGCCTTTTGTCGTCGAGAATAAACCCGGCGAGAGTGGCAATGTGGCAACTCGCGAAGTCGTGCACGCCGATCCGGATGGCTATACGCTGCTGATCTTCGGCCCTGTGAACACGATCAATGCCGCGCTGCGGACGGATCTCGGGTTCGACTTCGCCCGCGACATTGCTCCTGTGGCTGGACTGTACAGTGTTCCGCTTCTCGTTGAGGTGAACCCCTCGCTTCCGATCACCTCGCCGGAGGATTTCCTGTCGTTTGCCCGTGCCAATCCCGGCCGACTGAAGGTGGGGTATGCGGGGAGAGGGACGCCGCAGCATTTCGGGATCGAGCTTCTGAGATGGATGGCGGGGCTCGACCTCCAGCTCCTCCCGTTTGTTGGTTCAGCGCCGGCACTTCAGGCGCTTGTCGCTGGAGAGGTCGATGCCATGTTCGATCCTCTGCCCTCATCCATCGGTCTCGTGCGAAGTGGCAAGCTCCGGCCTGTGGCGGTGACCAGTTCATCCCGCTCATCGATCTTGCCGGAAATCCCCGCGATGGCCGAAGTCGTCCCAAACTATGAGGCGGGATCCTGGTTTGCGGTTGGGGCGCCACAGAGCACTTCGCCCGATGTCATCGCCGTATTGAGCCGCGTCGTTCAAGAGGGGCTCACTGAAGCACAGGTTAGAGACAAGATAGGAGAACTCGGTGGGATGCCGCTGGCCCTTTCGCCAGAACAACTGAGCATCTTCGTGAACGCCGAGATTGCGCGCGCTCGGAAGGTGATCGAGGCAACTGGCATTCTGCGCTAA